The Candidatus Sphingomonas colombiensis genome contains the following window.
CCCGGCGGTGGTGAAGGCGCTACGCCCGCACACCACCAAGCCGTTCGATGTTCATCTGATGATCTCGCCGGTCGACGCCTATCTCGATGCCTTTGCGGAGGCCGGCGCGGACATTATCACCGTCCACCCGGAGGCCGGCCCCCACGTCCACCGCACGGTCCAGCATATCAAGAGCCTCGGCAAGCGCGCCGGCGTGGTGCTCAACCCCGCGACCCCTGTGGAAATCCTCGATTATCTGCTCGACATGGTCGATCTGGTGCTGGTGATGAGCGTCAACCCCGGCTTCGGCGGGCAGAGCTTCATCGACAGCCAGTTGCGCAAGATCGCCGCGATCCGCGCGATGATCGATATGAGCGGGCGCGATATCGATCTGGAGGTCGATGGCGGAATCGACCAGCGCACCGCGCGGCTGGCGATCGACGCCGGCGCTGACGCTCTGGTCGCCGGCACCGCCACCTTCCGTGGCGGGCCGGATGCCTATGCCGCCAATATCCGGGCGCTCCGGGGCGAATGAACGCACCGGGCGGCGATCCCGGCGCCGACGGGATCGAGCAGGGCAAGCGGCTGGTACGATCGGGCGGCGATCGCGGGCTGTCGCTCACCGAGCGCCTGTCGCAGACGCTCGATCGGCTCACCTGGCGCACGCCGATCCACAGCTTCCGCCTCAAGGGGCGTTATCCGTTGAAGCTGATCGCCGTGCCGGAAGATCCGCTATACGGCGATGCGAAGCGCGGGCAGGCGTTGCTCGAAGGGCGCGCCGAATGGCGTGGCGACATGCGGGAAATCGCCAGTCTCGATTTCCGTGCGCTCGATGTCGCGCCGGGCTTTGCCGATTATCTCCAGTCCTTCGCGTGGCTGCGCGATCTGTCCTCGGTCGCGACGCGTGCGCAGGGTGCGCCGATCGCCGAGGGCCTCATGTCGCGCTGGCTGCTCGCGCATGCCGACAAGGTGTCGGGCGTCGCGTGGCGGCCGGATATCTGGGGCCGGCGGATGCTGTTCTGGACCGCGCACGCCCCGCTGATCCTCTCTTCGACCGATCTTATCTATCGCTCCAAGGTGCTGAACACGCTGGCGCGCGGCGCGCGGCATCTCGATCGCGGCGCTGACAAGACGCCGCCGGGGCCGAAGCGCGTCGCCGCGTGGTGCGGGCTGGTCGCGGCGGGGCTGCTGATCCCCGGCGGCGATCCGCGCCGCGTGTTCGGTGAGGCGGGGCTGGCCCGCGCGCTTTCCACCGCATTGTTCGAGGATGGCGGCGCGGTGAGCCGCGCGCCCGATGCGTTGCTCGATATCGCGATGCTGCTGGTGAGCCTTCGCGAATGCTATGCCGCGCGGCGGCTGGAACTGCCCGAACCGGCCGAGGCGGCGCTGGCACGGATGATCCCCGCGCTGCTCGGCACCTGCCACGCCGATCGCGGACTGGCGAGCTGGCAGGGCGGCGGCCCGGTATCCGCCGAGCGTGTCGCGCAGATCGTCGAGGCGACCGGCGTGCGCGCGCGCCCGCTCAAACAGGCCCGCGAATGGGGCTATCAGCGGCTGACCGGGGGCAATGCCGTCCTCATCATGGATGCGGCGCCGCCCCCGGTGGCGCGCGTGGTGGATGGCGGCTGCGCCTCGACGCTGGCGTTCGAATTTTCGGACGGTGCGACGCGGCTGATCATCAATTGCGGCGGCGCGCGCGCTGCCTCGACGCGTATCCCACGCGAATTGGTCGAGGCGCTGCGCACCACCGCTGCGCATTCCACGCTGACGCTGGCGGATTCAAACTCCACCGCGATCCTCGCGGACGGCACGCTCGGCAAGGGCGTGGCGGAGGTGGAACTGTCACGACAGGAGTCCGATGGCGCCAACCGGATCGAGGCGAGCCATGACGGTTACGTCCGCCGTTTCGGCTTCGTCCATCGCCGCCAGCTGGTGCTGACCGGCGACGGGCGCGAGCTGCGTGGCGAAGACTCGCTACTGCCCAAGGGACGCCGCCGTCGCCCCGGCGCGACGCCGTTCGCGATCCGCTTCCATCTCGGGCGCGGGGTGGAGGCATCGCCCACCGCCGACGG
Protein-coding sequences here:
- the rpe gene encoding ribulose-phosphate 3-epimerase; this translates as MTKPVRIAPSILSADFAKLGEEVRAIDAAGADWIHVDVMDGHFVPNITIGPAVVKALRPHTTKPFDVHLMISPVDAYLDAFAEAGADIITVHPEAGPHVHRTVQHIKSLGKRAGVVLNPATPVEILDYLLDMVDLVLVMSVNPGFGGQSFIDSQLRKIAAIRAMIDMSGRDIDLEVDGGIDQRTARLAIDAGADALVAGTATFRGGPDAYAANIRALRGE
- a CDS encoding heparinase II/III family protein, giving the protein MNAPGGDPGADGIEQGKRLVRSGGDRGLSLTERLSQTLDRLTWRTPIHSFRLKGRYPLKLIAVPEDPLYGDAKRGQALLEGRAEWRGDMREIASLDFRALDVAPGFADYLQSFAWLRDLSSVATRAQGAPIAEGLMSRWLLAHADKVSGVAWRPDIWGRRMLFWTAHAPLILSSTDLIYRSKVLNTLARGARHLDRGADKTPPGPKRVAAWCGLVAAGLLIPGGDPRRVFGEAGLARALSTALFEDGGAVSRAPDALLDIAMLLVSLRECYAARRLELPEPAEAALARMIPALLGTCHADRGLASWQGGGPVSAERVAQIVEATGVRARPLKQAREWGYQRLTGGNAVLIMDAAPPPVARVVDGGCASTLAFEFSDGATRLIINCGGARAASTRIPRELVEALRTTAAHSTLTLADSNSTAILADGTLGKGVAEVELSRQESDGANRIEASHDGYVRRFGFVHRRQLVLTGDGRELRGEDSLLPKGRRRRPGATPFAIRFHLGRGVEASPTADGLAAVLRVPGGALWQFRVRGDSLTIEDSLWIDADGRPVATQQLVITGTAESGGASVSWALKRAR